One window from the genome of Sulfurimonas crateris encodes:
- the aat gene encoding leucyl/phenylalanyl-tRNA--protein transferase, with amino-acid sequence MNIPKLSKYDLLFPDPNSANEDGIVAWGGDLNPSRVIRAYQNGIFPWYGKDDPVIWWSTDPRLIMELDDFRLSRSLKKSMKKFEYRFDANFTEVIRHCSSVKRDNQNGTWIQDDIIEAYSLLHGMGIAHSVESYKDGKLVGGLYGVVVGKVFCGESMFSIVSDASKSAYVVLVKHLKFWGYDFIDCQVPTEHLKSLGAKEVAREYFLNRLKRVNMDTIEHRWSIEKSLITD; translated from the coding sequence TTGAATATACCAAAACTCTCAAAATACGACCTGCTCTTTCCTGATCCAAACAGTGCAAATGAAGACGGAATAGTCGCATGGGGAGGCGACTTAAACCCGTCTAGAGTTATTCGTGCCTATCAAAACGGCATATTTCCATGGTACGGCAAAGATGATCCTGTTATATGGTGGTCAACCGACCCTAGACTTATTATGGAACTGGATGATTTCAGACTAAGCCGCTCTCTAAAAAAAAGTATGAAAAAATTTGAGTACAGGTTTGATGCAAACTTTACAGAGGTTATCAGACACTGTAGCAGCGTAAAAAGAGATAATCAAAACGGCACTTGGATACAAGATGATATTATAGAAGCCTATAGCCTTCTTCACGGTATGGGTATAGCACATAGCGTTGAGAGCTATAAAGATGGAAAACTTGTAGGCGGGCTTTATGGGGTTGTTGTAGGGAAAGTTTTTTGCGGAGAGTCCATGTTCTCTATCGTAAGCGATGCATCAAAATCTGCTTACGTAGTTTTAGTAAAACATCTAAAATTTTGGGGCTATGACTTTATAGATTGTCAGGTACCGACAGAGCATCTCAAAAGCTTAGGTGCAAAAGAGGTCGCAAGAGAGTATTTTTTAAATAGGTTGAAAAGAGTAAATATGGACACTATTGAGCATAGATGGAGTATTGAAAAGTCGTTAATAACTGATTAA
- the clpA gene encoding ATP-dependent Clp protease ATP-binding subunit ClpA, protein MISYTLNEVFQKSILYAKELRHEYITIEHVFYQILNSAEGAKIIFACGGDVAKMKELMKSYIGTNIGTLPQNIEEEPFESLALSRLIERMIKHIQGSGQQSADIGDLLVAIYDEVNSFAYALLKESHISRLDILEVISHTNEKENLKEGDSYLEKYSIDLLQKAKEGKIDPVIGRDDEIQRVTQILCRRKKNNPILVGEAGVGKTAIAEGLALNIVAHKVPSIIQNTELYALDLGAMLAGTKYRGDFEKRLKGVMDELKSIPNAILFIDEIHTLIGAGATSGTMDAANQLKPALASGELKCMGATTFAEYRNGFEKDKALSRRFSKVDINEPSAKTTYKILKGLKSKYEEHHNVTFTDKALKTAIDLSKRYITDKFLPDKAIDLIDETAASFHLKNKKKRVVGSNDIQTTISRIVGISNSKVTHDETLSLANLEENLRKKVIGQDRAVAEVAKAIKISKAGLTPQNKPIASFLFSGPTGVGKTELALSLSQTLGINFERFDMSEYMEKHAVSRLVGAPPGYVGYEQGGLLTEAIKRHPYTVLLLDEIEKAHPDLVNILLQIMDNATLTDNNGYKANFQNVILIMTSNVGATARNVMGFNKDSSLSKNEELKLFFTPEFRNRLDAVVEFSQLESEVVKGIVEKFIEELNSDLKKKKITVTLSPKAVEFIAQNAYSPEMGARPIKRYIHDNITNKLSDEILFGKLKNGGSVNVSFNKKLILKFKESGV, encoded by the coding sequence GTGATAAGTTATACATTAAACGAAGTTTTTCAAAAATCTATTCTTTATGCAAAAGAGCTTAGACATGAATATATTACCATTGAACACGTCTTTTATCAGATATTAAACTCTGCTGAGGGTGCGAAGATCATATTCGCATGCGGCGGAGACGTAGCTAAGATGAAAGAGCTTATGAAAAGCTATATAGGCACAAATATAGGTACTCTTCCACAAAACATAGAAGAGGAGCCTTTTGAGAGCCTTGCACTATCAAGACTGATAGAGAGGATGATAAAACATATTCAAGGCTCAGGTCAGCAGAGCGCCGATATAGGAGACCTACTCGTTGCCATCTATGATGAAGTGAACTCATTTGCTTACGCACTCTTAAAAGAGTCTCATATTTCAAGACTCGATATTTTGGAAGTTATTTCACATACCAACGAGAAAGAGAACTTAAAAGAGGGTGACTCCTATCTTGAAAAGTACTCTATAGATCTTCTTCAAAAAGCCAAAGAGGGAAAAATCGATCCCGTGATCGGCAGAGACGATGAGATACAGAGAGTCACGCAGATACTCTGCCGAAGAAAGAAAAACAACCCTATTTTAGTAGGAGAAGCGGGTGTCGGAAAAACTGCCATAGCAGAAGGGCTGGCGCTAAATATAGTTGCACACAAAGTTCCTTCCATCATACAAAACACAGAGCTTTATGCTCTTGATCTTGGCGCGATGCTTGCCGGCACAAAATACAGGGGAGATTTTGAAAAGCGTTTAAAAGGCGTTATGGATGAGCTTAAATCGATCCCAAATGCCATTCTTTTTATTGATGAGATTCATACACTCATAGGTGCAGGTGCTACAAGCGGGACTATGGATGCGGCAAACCAGCTAAAACCTGCCCTTGCATCAGGCGAACTAAAGTGCATGGGCGCGACTACATTTGCAGAGTACAGAAACGGCTTTGAAAAAGACAAAGCTCTTAGCAGAAGATTCTCCAAGGTCGACATTAATGAACCATCCGCTAAAACGACATATAAAATATTAAAAGGGCTAAAGAGCAAATACGAAGAGCATCACAATGTCACTTTTACCGACAAAGCCCTCAAAACTGCCATTGATCTCTCCAAAAGATATATTACCGATAAATTCTTGCCTGATAAGGCGATCGACCTTATAGATGAGACTGCCGCATCTTTTCATCTTAAAAACAAGAAAAAAAGAGTGGTAGGTTCAAATGATATCCAAACCACCATCTCAAGGATCGTTGGGATCTCAAACTCAAAAGTGACTCATGATGAGACTCTCTCTCTTGCAAATCTGGAGGAGAATTTACGCAAAAAAGTGATAGGTCAAGATAGAGCTGTAGCAGAAGTGGCAAAAGCGATAAAAATATCAAAAGCAGGTCTTACCCCGCAGAACAAACCTATCGCATCATTTCTATTCTCAGGCCCTACAGGTGTAGGTAAAACAGAGCTTGCACTCTCTCTTAGCCAGACACTCGGCATAAACTTTGAGAGATTTGATATGAGCGAATATATGGAAAAGCATGCCGTAAGCCGTCTGGTAGGAGCACCTCCAGGCTACGTCGGATATGAGCAGGGCGGGCTTTTAACAGAAGCTATAAAAAGACACCCTTATACTGTTCTACTCCTAGATGAGATCGAAAAAGCGCATCCTGATCTTGTAAATATTTTACTTCAGATCATGGACAATGCAACCCTGACCGACAATAACGGGTACAAGGCTAATTTTCAAAACGTTATACTGATAATGACATCTAATGTTGGTGCGACTGCCAGAAATGTTATGGGATTCAATAAAGACAGTTCTCTCTCAAAAAATGAGGAGCTTAAACTCTTTTTTACCCCGGAATTCAGAAACAGACTCGATGCAGTTGTAGAGTTTTCTCAACTAGAGAGTGAAGTCGTCAAAGGGATTGTGGAGAAATTTATAGAAGAGTTAAACAGTGACCTAAAAAAGAAAAAAATAACCGTTACGCTATCTCCAAAAGCCGTAGAGTTTATCGCCCAAAATGCCTACTCTCCTGAAATGGGTGCAAGACCGATCAAAAGATATATACATGACAATATAACAAACAAACTGAGTGATGAGATACTCTTTGGCAAACTGAAAAACGGCGGAAGTGTAAATGTCTCTTTTAACAAAAAATTGATTTTAAAATTTAAAGAGTCCGGCGTTTGA
- a CDS encoding ATP-dependent Clp protease adaptor ClpS → MATNTDLETINDISLKYPKKYKVFILNDDYTSMDFVIDVIMSIFHKSFQEAEAIMLEVHKKERGVCGVYTHEIAQTKVMQVHKRARESGFPLRAEMEEE, encoded by the coding sequence ATGGCAACAAATACAGATTTAGAGACCATCAACGACATATCGCTGAAATACCCTAAAAAATATAAAGTATTTATTTTAAATGACGACTATACCTCTATGGATTTTGTCATAGATGTTATTATGAGCATATTTCATAAAAGTTTTCAAGAGGCTGAGGCCATAATGCTTGAGGTTCATAAAAAAGAGAGAGGTGTTTGCGGTGTCTATACCCACGAGATAGCACAAACCAAGGTGATGCAAGTACACAAAAGAGCCAGAGAGAGCGGATTTCCTCTCAGGGCTGAGATGGAGGAAGAGTAG
- the bioD gene encoding dethiobiotin synthase: MTKRIFVTATNTNIGKTYITKLLLREYASRGLKVGVIKPIETGVINGYAEDAEELLEVVKELNTKLWHLEAEDIAPITYDIAAAPFVASNNTPLDLKKILTKIEELEAFCDIIIIEGAGGLYVPIDEKYMMIDLISLLGAKALLVTHCSLGCINDTLLSKKALQERKIEHTVAFNCKEGDENFSEISEPYFLKTDFRVLKLSRDIDIICDVLYNL; encoded by the coding sequence ATGACAAAACGAATTTTTGTAACCGCTACAAACACAAATATAGGTAAAACATACATAACAAAACTTCTTCTTAGAGAGTATGCCTCCCGCGGTCTTAAAGTGGGTGTTATCAAGCCGATAGAGACCGGTGTCATCAATGGATATGCAGAGGACGCTGAGGAGCTTTTGGAGGTAGTAAAAGAGTTAAATACCAAGTTGTGGCATCTAGAGGCTGAAGATATAGCGCCGATAACCTACGATATAGCTGCAGCTCCGTTTGTTGCATCAAACAACACCCCGCTTGATCTGAAAAAAATATTGACAAAAATAGAGGAGCTTGAAGCCTTCTGCGATATCATTATCATTGAAGGTGCTGGCGGGCTTTACGTTCCTATTGATGAGAAGTATATGATGATCGATCTTATTTCGCTGCTTGGTGCAAAAGCTCTTCTTGTAACTCACTGCTCTCTTGGCTGTATAAATGACACGCTGCTTAGCAAAAAGGCTCTTCAAGAGAGAAAAATAGAGCATACAGTAGCGTTTAACTGCAAAGAGGGTGATGAGAACTTCTCTGAAATATCCGAGCCCTACTTTTTAAAAACAGATTTTAGGGTTTTAAAACTCTCTCGTGATATTGATATTATATGTGATGTCTTGTATAATTTATGA
- a CDS encoding aspartate carbamoyltransferase catalytic subunit → MKHLTTTADFTVKEIEAILQDAELFGKSIKDGTKLDKILEDKIIVTLFFENSTRTRSSFEIAAKRLGAEVVHLDVVNSSTKKGETLVDTAMNLDAMSPNAIIVRHQNSGVPKILSNHTNASIINAGDGAHAHPTQALLDLFTLKKHFGDVRGKKIAIVGDIKNSRVANSNIELLGRFGMEVILVAPPQFLPKTELRSTHFLKEIIDEVDAIMSLRTQTERHSSQTYASLKDYASDFCITSELLGERDVLLLHPGPVHRNIDICDALLADKRCKVLEQVSNGVAIRMAVLKKLIYDV, encoded by the coding sequence ATGAAACATTTAACTACGACTGCAGATTTTACCGTTAAAGAGATAGAGGCAATTTTGCAAGATGCCGAGCTGTTTGGAAAGAGTATCAAAGATGGCACAAAGCTTGATAAGATTTTAGAGGATAAGATCATAGTTACGCTCTTTTTTGAAAACTCTACAAGGACAAGAAGCTCTTTTGAGATAGCAGCAAAGAGGCTTGGAGCGGAAGTTGTGCATCTTGATGTTGTAAACAGCTCTACTAAAAAAGGTGAAACACTCGTAGATACGGCAATGAATCTTGATGCAATGAGTCCAAATGCAATAATTGTCAGACATCAAAACTCCGGTGTTCCTAAGATCCTATCAAATCATACGAACGCTTCGATAATTAATGCAGGAGACGGCGCTCACGCTCATCCTACTCAGGCACTTTTGGACCTCTTTACGCTTAAGAAACATTTTGGAGATGTGAGAGGAAAAAAGATAGCGATCGTGGGTGATATAAAAAACTCAAGAGTTGCAAACTCCAATATTGAACTGTTAGGAAGATTCGGTATGGAGGTGATTTTAGTCGCTCCTCCGCAGTTCTTGCCAAAAACTGAGCTAAGAAGCACACATTTTTTAAAAGAGATCATTGATGAAGTGGACGCTATTATGAGTCTAAGAACACAGACCGAGAGACACTCTTCGCAGACCTACGCATCTCTAAAAGATTATGCAAGCGATTTTTGCATAACAAGCGAGCTTTTGGGTGAAAGGGATGTACTTTTGCTTCACCCCGGACCTGTGCATAGAAACATAGATATATGCGATGCACTTTTAGCAGATAAGAGATGTAAAGTTTTAGAGCAGGTCTCAAACGGCGTAGCGATAAGAATGGCAGTGCTAAAAAAACTTATTTATGACGTTTGA
- a CDS encoding aminodeoxychorismate synthase component I — MTFDDINSLGKKREPFLFISDFLAKNLIVIPLSELDSHDIEYSTTKNYSIKSHADFFDKQTVLFSDYKKKFDFVIDRIKAGDTYLLNLTQPTRVKSEMSLKEMFGCANARYKLRYKDDFVCFSPEQFVEIKDSKIATFPMKGTIDASIPNAKELILNNPKEMAEHVMVVDLLRNDLSIMAKDVKVEEFRYITKIEAGDKELLHVSSHISGDVGSDWHSKIGDILKTLLPAGSISGAPKKSTLDIIDEVEDYERGYFSGVFGVYDGKTFDSAVMIRFVEKTKDGYIYKSGGGITLESDAKSEYEELLNKVYLP; from the coding sequence ATGACGTTTGATGATATAAACTCTCTGGGTAAAAAGAGAGAACCATTTCTGTTTATATCAGACTTTTTGGCAAAAAACCTCATAGTCATCCCTCTTAGCGAACTTGACTCGCATGACATTGAGTACTCCACTACAAAAAATTACTCCATAAAATCTCACGCAGATTTTTTTGATAAGCAGACAGTATTATTTAGCGACTACAAAAAAAAATTTGACTTTGTGATAGACAGAATAAAAGCGGGCGATACCTATCTTTTAAATCTTACACAGCCTACAAGAGTGAAGAGCGAGATGAGTCTAAAAGAGATGTTTGGATGTGCAAATGCGCGCTACAAACTTAGATACAAAGATGATTTTGTCTGTTTCTCTCCCGAGCAGTTTGTTGAGATAAAAGATTCTAAGATAGCAACTTTCCCCATGAAAGGCACGATAGATGCCTCAATCCCAAACGCAAAAGAACTTATATTAAACAACCCAAAAGAGATGGCTGAACACGTTATGGTCGTAGACCTGCTAAGAAACGACCTCTCCATCATGGCAAAAGATGTTAAAGTCGAGGAGTTTAGATATATAACAAAAATAGAGGCGGGAGATAAAGAGCTCCTGCATGTAAGCTCACATATAAGCGGAGATGTGGGGAGCGATTGGCATTCAAAAATCGGAGATATTTTAAAAACACTTTTGCCTGCGGGGAGTATAAGCGGAGCGCCAAAAAAGAGCACTTTAGATATAATTGACGAGGTTGAAGATTATGAGAGAGGTTACTTTAGCGGGGTATTCGGTGTGTATGACGGCAAAACATTTGACAGTGCGGTTATGATAAGATTTGTCGAGAAAACCAAAGATGGATATATATACAAAAGCGGTGGAGGCATAACTCTGGAGAGTGATGCCAAAAGCGAGTATGAAGAGCTTTTAAACAAAGTTTATCTGCCATAA
- a CDS encoding sensor histidine kinase: MLKLDGFFTSGWDFNETQQDLKNRYQMVNIGILLSGGGLIYGIVGNYVRDIHGFIPIETSLLFMNIIMFFALREYRHFFEFFATTMTLQYTFLFLFLIYVGEPTDLKHLWIFTYPIILLYFQKTIHAVYWLIFVLLMLIIAPLQSFIEIKYTMYQVTYISFVLVIISIIIYFYQKKIDEARSTIIEQQNMLRNFNSELEKQVKDKTTELTKLNESLELKVEQKLEELRSKDQILEAQSKQAVMGEMISMIAHQWRQPLSTITLQIANLQFKQLLGHNRSGEDIDEALSNISDTIVYLSDTIDDFQTYFHPDKEMQSIEIHDLLQRALNFAMSRVSDRGIKISISRSEDIEVKTYINELVQVVLNILNNAIDAHNEVKKRDSFISISAKKVGERVFIYIEDNAGGIESENLPHLFEPYFSTKGKNGTGLGLYMSQMIIEKQFGGEIGVETSRDGSLFIIKIPKNIA; encoded by the coding sequence ATGCTTAAACTAGATGGATTTTTTACAAGCGGATGGGATTTTAACGAGACGCAGCAGGATCTAAAAAACAGATATCAGATGGTAAATATCGGCATACTGCTCTCCGGGGGCGGATTGATATATGGAATAGTAGGAAACTATGTAAGAGATATCCACGGTTTTATTCCAATAGAGACCTCTCTTTTGTTTATGAACATTATAATGTTTTTTGCTCTTAGAGAGTATCGCCACTTTTTTGAGTTTTTTGCAACTACAATGACTCTGCAATATACGTTTTTGTTTCTGTTTCTTATTTATGTCGGCGAACCGACTGACCTAAAACATCTCTGGATCTTTACATACCCTATCATACTTCTATACTTTCAAAAGACAATACATGCAGTATATTGGCTGATTTTTGTTCTTCTAATGCTTATCATAGCACCGCTGCAGAGTTTTATAGAGATAAAGTACACCATGTATCAGGTCACATATATCTCCTTTGTTTTGGTCATCATCAGTATTATTATCTACTTCTACCAAAAGAAGATAGATGAAGCAAGATCTACCATTATAGAACAGCAGAATATGCTGCGAAACTTTAACTCTGAACTTGAGAAACAGGTAAAAGATAAAACGACAGAGCTTACTAAGCTTAATGAATCGCTAGAGTTAAAGGTTGAACAGAAGCTAGAAGAGCTAAGAAGCAAAGATCAGATTTTAGAGGCCCAGTCAAAGCAGGCAGTGATGGGCGAGATGATAAGTATGATAGCGCATCAATGGAGGCAGCCGCTCTCTACGATCACGCTTCAGATCGCAAATTTGCAGTTTAAGCAGCTGCTTGGACATAACAGAAGCGGTGAAGATATTGATGAGGCACTTAGCAATATTAGCGATACAATTGTCTATCTATCCGATACGATCGATGATTTTCAAACATATTTTCATCCCGATAAAGAGATGCAGAGTATCGAGATACATGACCTGCTTCAAAGGGCTCTAAACTTTGCAATGTCTAGAGTAAGCGACAGAGGAATAAAAATATCTATTAGCAGAAGTGAAGATATAGAGGTTAAGACCTATATAAATGAGCTTGTACAAGTCGTACTCAATATTTTAAACAATGCCATAGACGCACATAACGAGGTAAAAAAGAGAGACTCTTTTATTAGTATAAGCGCAAAAAAAGTAGGAGAGAGAGTTTTTATATATATTGAGGATAATGCAGGCGGAATTGAGAGCGAAAATCTGCCGCATCTTTTTGAGCCATACTTTAGTACCAAAGGTAAAAACGGAACGGGGCTTGGTCTTTATATGAGTCAGATGATAATAGAGAAGCAGTTCGGCGGCGAAATAGGCGTAGAAACATCTAGAGACGGATCACTTTTTATTATAAAGATCCCTAAAAATATTGCTTAA